The genomic segment GGCAGTATTGATCATACCGTGGAGCTTTGTAGAGAGGTTCTCAAGGGCATTCCTCTTCACCTGGTTCAAAACGCAACCTCCCAGTTTTCCAACGAAGTTGCCTTGCGCAAACAACAATGGCAAGAAACGATCCAGACTGATCCGGGATGGATTTTGAATCTGGACGCCGATGAAATCATGGATAGCTCCTTCCCCTCGAAAGTTTCCGAGATTTTGGAACAGCAGACATACCAGGCGATCTACTTTCGTTTGTACGATATGTGGAGCGAGACGCATTATCGCGAAGATGTGTATTGGAATGCCCATCATTACTACCGTCCTTTTATGATCAAGTATCGCCCTGACTTCCCATACATATGGAAGGAAACCCCTCAGCATTGCGGCAGATTCCCTCTCTCAATCAACCAGTTCCCTTACCTGTGCCATCTATCACGCGTGAAACATTTTGGCTGGGCCCGACTAGAAGACAGACAAAGCAAGTACAACCGCTATCAGCTCCTCGACCCCGACGCCAGATATGGCTGGAAGGAACAGTATGAATCGATCTTGGATCAACATCCCAATCTGTTGGAATGGGTGGAATGAAGATGATCGTTCGCGATATCGAAAAAGCTTTGCAGCAATCTAATTGTAATCACTGGCGATACAACTCACTCACGTTGAGCAAACAGGCCCTCGTACATACATGCCGTCATATCAAAAAAGAAAATGAGAAGTGCCAGATACTTCAGTTGGGTGGAGGTGACTCCGCTCTGTTTTGGAAATCACTTGGCGAGCTTGAGCTGCTCCCGGTTCAAGCAACCATTGTGGAGCATCATCCGATTCGTGCAAAGGAAATCAAGGAGAGTCTAGGTGATGTACCTCATGTCAGCTTGGTGACCAGCTCTTTGAAGCAACTATCCGAAGAGGAATGGAACAAGATCTTCGACAATCCAACAGAGAGCAGGAGCTTGTGGCCTGCCATCGGACAGCATGTTCCTGAGAATCAGTTTGATCATTTTTCTATTCAAAACGCATTTTACGCGGATTTGGACCAACTATCGCTTTCCGTTCATTCAGTAGATGTCATGGTTGTAGACGGTCCGCATGGCAACGGCCGCTCTCTGGCCTATCCACTATTTGTTGACACGCTCAAACCAGATGCGCTTATTCTCGTAGATGATTTTGATCACTATCCCTTTCTGACTCATCTCGGAAAAATCTATCACTACGAAGAACTTTTTCGAGAGATAGCCGGAAATCGTCGCTGGGTATTGGTAAGGCTTCAAGGCACCAAAAATTAATGGGCGGCTACCCATTTAGACAGACACCGCCATAGGCACCTGTGCATATCCTACTCTCGAGACAGTTTGATAGGGTGGTTACATACTAATCAATCCATGAGGTGATGATCATGTCCCAAGCATCGATCCCTAATATTACGCCTGTTATCTCGATTACTCTAGACCAAACCACTTCGCTATTGCTTGCCTCCATTGCTTTAGAGGAGCTGGCTTTGGCTCAAATTCTGAACGCAGAGGCTGAAAAACTCCAATTTGTTTTAGGTACCCTTGATCCAGGGCTCGAACCAGCACCAACACTCTCCGACATCCTGCTCGTCAATGCAAGCGTTCGTCAAACGATACAAGATGTCATCAAAAAAGATATGCTCCTGCAATTCAAATTGGAAAATATCGTGGATAATCTTATTCCACAGATTCCTTCGATTTAATAGGCCTCATTCGTATGGAAACTATCCCAATACCACTGGTCCGGGTCAATCGATCCGGGCTTTTCGCATTCCCTGCTTCCTTACGCATGTGTACAAATAAACAGTTCAGTGGGACACACACCTATGCATACACTTACCGTAATGAAGACAAAGGGGGGAATAGCTAACGCTCACGGTTTAGAAGTAAGCGATAGGCTTACGAGTAAAACAGTTATCCATTCCTTCAAAGAGGTGATCTCATGTCTCACCCTACCATTCCTAACATTACCCCCACCATCTCCGTTACGATTGAGCAATCCGTATCTTTATTGCTGACATCCATTGCTATGGAGGAATTGGCTTTGGCGCAAATTATGAATGCAGAGGCGGAAAAGATCCAGTTTGTGGTAGGTGCATTGGGGATTACGCCTGGGGTCGTCCCCACCATCTCTGACATTCTTGCCGTTGACAACAGTGTTCGCAGAACGCTGCAAGATGTCATCAAAAAAGATATGCTCTTGCAATTCAAGCTGGAAAGTGTGGTTAACATTATCCCGGGCACCTGAATACGATTAAGTTGTCATATTAAGATCGCGGTTACATAACATGTACTGCGAGGAAGTTTCCATTTATTCACTATCAATATACGCGATCCTATGACGACCCTATCGTTTTTAAGCACGTTGTAAGAAACTTGCCCGAAGGCGTTCTATGCAAATAACGGGAAGCAGATCGCCTTCTTCTTCGGGCAAGTCTTATTATGTATACAAAATCAGA from the Brevibacillus brevis genome contains:
- a CDS encoding glycosyltransferase, coding for MTRAKLTLSMIVKNEGNRYLRRALEAHKDFIDAAVIIDDGSIDHTVELCREVLKGIPLHLVQNATSQFSNEVALRKQQWQETIQTDPGWILNLDADEIMDSSFPSKVSEILEQQTYQAIYFRLYDMWSETHYREDVYWNAHHYYRPFMIKYRPDFPYIWKETPQHCGRFPLSINQFPYLCHLSRVKHFGWARLEDRQSKYNRYQLLDPDARYGWKEQYESILDQHPNLLEWVE
- a CDS encoding class I SAM-dependent methyltransferase, producing the protein MIVRDIEKALQQSNCNHWRYNSLTLSKQALVHTCRHIKKENEKCQILQLGGGDSALFWKSLGELELLPVQATIVEHHPIRAKEIKESLGDVPHVSLVTSSLKQLSEEEWNKIFDNPTESRSLWPAIGQHVPENQFDHFSIQNAFYADLDQLSLSVHSVDVMVVDGPHGNGRSLAYPLFVDTLKPDALILVDDFDHYPFLTHLGKIYHYEELFREIAGNRRWVLVRLQGTKN